Within the Phycisphaerae bacterium genome, the region GCGATCCAGACGACCCGTCCGGAGTAGCCGTTTGCCCCATGGGTGCGGTGGGGCGGCGATCTTGCTTACCGTGAGTCATTCCTGGAAGGCAGCGCGAGAAAGGACGGTGTATGTGGGGCCGCCGCGATCGAGGACCGATTGAAACACGGTCAGTTCCTTCACGGTAAAGCGGCCGCCGTCGAAATGCAGTTCCGATTCGAGGGCTGGCCGGATCTTGTGCGAGCCCCTCTGGTCTCGGACTCGCCCGATGGTCAGATGCGGATGAAACGGCTGGTTCTCGGGCGGGAAGCCCATCTCGGCGAATGCCCGTTCACAGGCCTTGTGACAGTCGATCAGCGGCTGCGGCAGACTTGCCAAGCCGGCCCAGACGATCCGCGCCGGGCCTCGCGGCGGGAAGCAGCCGGTGCCGGACACCTGGATGTCAAAAGCCGGATGGTCTCGGGCAATGGCATCCGCTGATTGGCAAACCTGTCCCACGGCTGCATCGGGAACCTCACCGAGGAACTTGACGGTCAGGTGAATCTGATCGACCTTCGTCCACCGCACCTCGCGATCCAGCGCACAGAGGCGCTTTTGCAGGGCGGCCAGACGCTCTCGTGTTTCACGCGGCAACTCGATCGCCAGGAAGCATCGCATGCCTTCATACTAACGGCGGCGCCGAACACCGCAACCGTAGGCGGCATGATCGGGCCGGTGGCATCCGGTCCGCACGCGAATCGTCGCAAGTCGTCATCTTTGACCGTCAGCGGAGTCGGGGGTAACATACGACGCGAATCGGAAACGAAACGGTCGGAGAGTACCCGGAGGACAGTCAAATGAACGAGAGTCTTGATCGTCGTGGTTTCTTGCAGGGCGGCGCCTTGGCTGCTGCCGCGATGGCGGTGGGGGGCGATGTAGGCATCACGGCCACCAAGGCCGCGGCAACGGAGGACAAGATGAACACGAAGGCCGTGCTGCGGCTGTCGAGCGGCGAAGGCATCATTCCCGGTAATTCTTTGACCGAAAAGCTGGACAAAATGGAAAAATGGGGCTTCGAGGGCCTGGAGGTCGGCGGAGGATATCTCCGGAGTAACGTCAAACAGCTCAAGGAGGCACTCAAGGGCCGGGCGGTCAGAATGAGCGCCATCTGCGCGGGCTTCGATGGCTGGCTGATCGCCGACGACCCCGCGATTCGCGACAAGGCCATGACCACGATGAAGGAACTGCTCACCATGGCAGGCGAGGTCGAATCCACCGGCTTGATCATCGTACCGGCGTTCAACAATCAGAAGTCGCTTCCGCATCAGCAGGCCCGAGAACTGCTCACCGGTTTCAAGCGTTGGGACGCGCCGGCCGCGGAACGTAAGGCCGGCTTGCTCCAGGAACTGGGTGATCACGCCTCCAAGGCCGGGACGCGGATCCTGCTCGAGCCGCTCAACCGCCACGAGTGCTACTTCCTCCGAACACTGGCCGACGCGGCCTCGATCTGCAAGGACGTCGAGAACCCCGGCATTGCGATGATGGGCGATTTCTGGCACATGACATGGGAAGAGACCAGCGATTGCGGGGCCTTCCTGAGTGCTGGCAAGTACCTTCACCACGTACACATCGCCAGCAGACGAGAACGGAAGACGCCTGGCGAGGATGGCGCCGCGGACAACTACGTGGACGGCTTCAGAGGACTGAAAATGATCGGATACCAGGATTTCGTCAGCCTCGAATGCGGTACCAAGGGTGACAAGGAGAAGGTCCTCCCGGCCTGCGTTGCGCTGCTACGCGAGCAGTGGGAGGCGGCATGATTGCCGCTCTGGGCACAGCCTGAGGGTGTTATTCCAATGACCGATATCCCCCCTTGGGCCGGCTCGCAGTGACGGCGCTCAAGTGACCTCTTGCAGGATTTCCGGCAAGGTGAAGACATGGTGATCGAGTCCGGCCGGCAAGGACCCGCCCGTGACATCCCGGGCGGACAAACGGGTGAGCCGGTTGATTAGAACGAGCTTGGTCGCGAGGTTGTGACTGGACCACTTGTCGAAGAAGTGTTCGAGAAGCTGCAAGTATCGGGGCGACACCGTGTCGTCGGCTTCAAGGCTCCGCAGTGACTCCGTCACGTAGGCTTTCTGTGCCGGGGTCAGCGTCCTCAACGATCGATCGAGAGCCCAGGCCTGCACCTCCGGCAAGCCGGCGATGATTCGCTCGGTGTTCATGATTTCCTGTTCGAGGGTGTCCACGGGTTTTCTCCCCCGCCGGTTGCCGCGAGCCTTCCTAATCGCCGCGGCCAACCGTGCAGTTCTTCAGGCGGCTCTCAAACGAAACATGGCTGATCGTCGATCAAAGCTGTTGTCATGATATGCTCATCGCAGCGAGCCGTCCTGATACCGCCTGAGGACAAGGCTCGCGGTTCCCACAGATATCTCTTCGGTTGAATACCGCGACCTCTGAATAGCTTCTTCCGAAATTCAGTTCCAAAAGAATGAAATTTTGAATTCCCATGGGTTCGGCGGTGCGTGTTCAAGAGGCAGCCGTTCATGTCGGGAGACTTGCGACGCGAGATGCTTTTGTCGACAATTCGCGATTATCGGACAATCCGGCTTCGGCAGCCGATTCCGTCTCCCGAAGTCTTTTGCTCAGAGGGCCATATGAAAAGATCATTGTTGCAGGTTTTGTCCATGATGATATGGGCGTCGCAGGTCGCTGTTGCCCAGGAAGACCGCTACGCCGTCAACAGGGGTTTGCCGGGTGACGCCATGATACAGACTTATCTGGAACATGCGGCGGCCAGGATCTCCGGACGGTTTCTTGAAGGGACCGATTCGCTCGAGAACTGGAAGGCCATGCGGCCGCGGTTGCGACAGGAATACCTGTATATGTTGGGCCTGTGGCCGCTGCCGGAACGTACGCCTCTTAACCCGGTCATCCGCAAGACCATCGATGGCCAGGGATTTGCGGTAGATCTTATGCACTTCCAGAGCCGGCCGGGCTTGTATGTCACGGCGAATCTGTATCGTCCCGCAATCGTGGAGCACGGTCGCCGGCTCCCCGCAGTTTTGTACGTTTGTGGCCATTCATCGAGGGGGCGGGACGGAAATAAGACCGCCTATCAATCCCACGGAATCTGGTACGCCAGACACGGCTATGTTTGTCTGATCGTTGACACGGTTCAGCTCGGAGAGATTGCCGGCATCCACCATGGGACGTATCGCGAGGGGCGGTGGTGGTGGCACTCGCGGGGCTATACGCCGGCGGGCGTGGAATGCTGGAATGGCATGCGGGCGATCGATTATCTGGTGAGTCGGGACGACGTTGACCCGGCTCGGATCGCCGTGACCGGAATCAGCGGGGGAGGAGCGTCTACCTTCTGGATCGCCGCCGCGGACGAACGCGTGGCGGTTGCCGTGCCCGTCAGCGGCATGGCCGATTTGCCCTGCTATGTGGGGCAGCGGCTCATCAACGGGCACTGCGATTGCATGTTCTTGCACAATGCCTTCCAGTGGCCGTGGACGTACATCGCGGGATTGATCGCCCCCCGTCCTCTGCTCTTCGTAAACAGCGACCAGGATCCGATCTTTCCGATGAGCGCCAACGAGCGCATCATCAATCGGCTGGAACGTCTGTACAGCCTGTTTGGAACTTCCGATCGCGTGGACGCGGTGGTGAGCATCGGCGGCCACGAATACCGCAAGGACATCCGCCAAGCATGCTATCGATTCATCAACACCTGGCTGAAAGGCGACCCTGGCCTCGTCGAGGACAGCGAGGTGGATCTGGTAAGTCGCGAGGAGGATCCGAGCCATTATCCGATCCCGGCGTCGAACCTCCGTGTTTTTCCTGACGATTCTGATATTCCGGCGGACCAGATCAACACCGTTGTGGATCGGGTCTTCGTACCAATGGCCGTTCCCGAAGTGCCGTCGGCGCATCGCCTGAACGCTTGGCGGGAACAATTGGTCCGAGAGTTGCGCCGAGTATCCTTCAGCGGCTTTCCCGAGCGCATTCCGCCGGCCAGGGTGGTGCATCGAGACGGGCAGGGGCGTTTGCGGCTGGCCACCGAGCAGGGCATCGAATGCTGTGCGATGCCGGTGGGCGTTGTCCCCGAGATGGTCAGGCAGGTGCTTCTCGTTGTTGCCGGCCGGGAGGAGGAGGTCGTGGTCCCCGCCGTGATTGAGACGCTTAAGCAGGACGGCGAGGTTGTTTTCCGATGTGAACCGCGAGGCGTGGGCGGGACACGGTGGACGCGAAAGAACCCGCCCAACTACGTCGAGCGCGCCCATGTTCTGCTGGGGCGTACCGTTGACGCCGGTCGGGTATGGGACGTTGTTGCGACGGCCCGTTTCCTGGCAATGGATCGGAAGGTTCCGGTACGGGTCGGCGGCGTCGGGGCGGGCGGAATCCTCGCGGCCTATGCTGCGTTGTTGGAGCCCGAAATCGGCGGCGCGGCCGTGTCAGGCGTGCCGGCAAGCCACATGGATGAGGGTGCTCCACAATTGCTCAACGTGCTGCGGGTTTGTGACATCGCTGATGTCCTGGGTATGGTGGCTCCCAAGCCGTTGCGGCTGCGGGCCGTTGCCCCGTCCGTCTCGGAAAAGGTGAAAGCGATCTACGCTGCCGCCGGGGCCTCCGACAGACTCTTGATCGAATGATTTCGTGTTCCTGAGGCGGTGGGTCAGAATCTCGGCGACGGCGTCACAGAGCATCCTACTCGCAATTCAGATCAGCCGGCACGTCAGCCCCGCTCAAGCATCCCATGAACACGGCCACGTCGTCGTGGTCTACGTCGCCGTCTTTGTCGAGATCGGCCTTGGCGCAGTCAGGGTTGGTCTGCTTGATGCCGAAGCCGCTCATGCAAGCCTGAAGAAGGCCGAAATCAGCCTGGTCGACGTCGGTGTCGGTGTCGAGGTCCGCTGCGACGCCGCCGATGATGACTTGGACCGAAATGGCCTGGGGGCTGTTCCAAGCATTCTCGGCGCCGACGAACACGATGGCTCCGTAAGACCCGCTTTGCCAGCCCTGGATCAGGTCGTTTCTGTATGTCAGCGTGATGGTGTCGGCTTCACCCATGGAGGAGCCGGCGGAGGGGCTTATCGTGACCCAGCCCGCGGTGCAGCCGATGGTGTAGTCCATCGGCGCGATCATGCTGGCGTTGGTTACTGTGAAGGTGTCGTCGGGGACCGCACGTCCGGGGTATATAACGTGCACGATTTCCTGCGTGTCCAACACGATTGCCGCTGCGGCAAACGTAAAGGTCATGACCGAGCCCGAATTGCTGATCTGAGACAGGCCGAGACCGGAGGCGTTACCGTCCCACCACTTGGTGCTGGGCGTGGTATGGGAGCCGCACGCGGTATAGGTCGGGCTTTTCCAGAGGTCGGTTCCGTCTCCCTGGTTTGCGCCGTATTCGAGGTCCCATCGCCCGTCGGCTTGCACGAGCGTCACCTCGTTGTTGCCCGGGTCACCGGTGGTGTTGGTGCCGTAGGTGTCGATGTGCCAGATGGCCAGACCGGCGTCCGGCAGAGCTGTGTCGC harbors:
- a CDS encoding prolyl oligopeptidase family serine peptidase, coding for MKRSLLQVLSMMIWASQVAVAQEDRYAVNRGLPGDAMIQTYLEHAAARISGRFLEGTDSLENWKAMRPRLRQEYLYMLGLWPLPERTPLNPVIRKTIDGQGFAVDLMHFQSRPGLYVTANLYRPAIVEHGRRLPAVLYVCGHSSRGRDGNKTAYQSHGIWYARHGYVCLIVDTVQLGEIAGIHHGTYREGRWWWHSRGYTPAGVECWNGMRAIDYLVSRDDVDPARIAVTGISGGGASTFWIAAADERVAVAVPVSGMADLPCYVGQRLINGHCDCMFLHNAFQWPWTYIAGLIAPRPLLFVNSDQDPIFPMSANERIINRLERLYSLFGTSDRVDAVVSIGGHEYRKDIRQACYRFINTWLKGDPGLVEDSEVDLVSREEDPSHYPIPASNLRVFPDDSDIPADQINTVVDRVFVPMAVPEVPSAHRLNAWREQLVRELRRVSFSGFPERIPPARVVHRDGQGRLRLATEQGIECCAMPVGVVPEMVRQVLLVVAGREEEVVVPAVIETLKQDGEVVFRCEPRGVGGTRWTRKNPPNYVERAHVLLGRTVDAGRVWDVVATARFLAMDRKVPVRVGGVGAGGILAAYAALLEPEIGGAAVSGVPASHMDEGAPQLLNVLRVCDIADVLGMVAPKPLRLRAVAPSVSEKVKAIYAAAGASDRLLIE
- the thpR gene encoding RNA 2',3'-cyclic phosphodiesterase translates to MRCFLAIELPRETRERLAALQKRLCALDREVRWTKVDQIHLTVKFLGEVPDAAVGQVCQSADAIARDHPAFDIQVSGTGCFPPRGPARIVWAGLASLPQPLIDCHKACERAFAEMGFPPENQPFHPHLTIGRVRDQRGSHKIRPALESELHFDGGRFTVKELTVFQSVLDRGGPTYTVLSRAAFQE
- a CDS encoding sugar phosphate isomerase/epimerase family protein, translating into MNESLDRRGFLQGGALAAAAMAVGGDVGITATKAAATEDKMNTKAVLRLSSGEGIIPGNSLTEKLDKMEKWGFEGLEVGGGYLRSNVKQLKEALKGRAVRMSAICAGFDGWLIADDPAIRDKAMTTMKELLTMAGEVESTGLIIVPAFNNQKSLPHQQARELLTGFKRWDAPAAERKAGLLQELGDHASKAGTRILLEPLNRHECYFLRTLADAASICKDVENPGIAMMGDFWHMTWEETSDCGAFLSAGKYLHHVHIASRRERKTPGEDGAADNYVDGFRGLKMIGYQDFVSLECGTKGDKEKVLPACVALLREQWEAA